TTCTTTACATATATCAAAGGCTCTTTTGTATTCAGTGAGATTGATTCTTTCTTCTTTTGGATAATTGCAGTCAAAATGGTCGGTAAAAGAGATGCCTCCCATTTTTTTATCCAAAGCAAAAAGACAAGCGTTTTCCATTTTTTCCTGTGAGTCAAAAGAAAATTCGGTATGAATATGATTGTCAAAATAAAGCATAGTATTTATCCTTAAATCAGTTTTAATTAAAAAATTGTTTTGAAAGAAGAATGTCCTTTTGAATTTGCTCTTTTAATTGGTCAAGAGAATCAAATTTTATTTCGGGACGAATATATTTATAAAGCTCAATTCTAATATCCTTATCGTAAAGGTCAAAATAGTGCTTAATAATATGAGTTTCAATATTGACGGCAGTATCGCAATCAACCGTAGGACGAAGCCCGATATTTGAAATAGAAGGGTATTCGTTTTCTCCCACCGTTGTTTTACTGATGTATACGCCGTGCTTTGGAATTATACTTTCATTAAAAAAGAATTGGTTAATGGTAGGTACACCGATAGTACGTCCAAGCTGCTTCCCCCATTCCACCTTTGAACAAATGCTGTAAGGGGAGCAAAGGAGAGTGTTTGCAAGCTCCATTTCTCCGTTTGAAATAAGAGAACGTATTTTAGTAGAGGAAACAAGCTGATTTTCATAAAAGACGGGACTTACAGTAGTAAAATCGCAGTCAAGGTCTTGACAAAGCTTTGCAAGAGTCTGAATGTTTCCTTGCTTTTTAGCGCCAAAGGTATAATTTTCACCGCATACAAAATGCTTTCCGTGAAAGATGTCAATAAGTATTTTTTTGAAAAACTCATCGGGGGATAGGTCTTTTATTTGCAAAAAGGGTATAAAAACAAGCTCATCAATTCCTAATTCGGAAATACGATAAGCTTTTTCGTTATTGCTTGTAATAATGGGTGTAACTGTTTTGCCTGAAATAACGTTTGAAGCACACTTGTCAAAAGTGAGGGCAATACATCTAAGAGATTTCTCAGAAGCAATTTTTTTTGCACGCTCTAAAACGCTTCTGTGTCCCATATGGACACCGTCAAAAAAGCCAAGCGCAATTACCGCTTCGCCGCTGCTTTTATAATTTTCAATATTGTTAAATATTTTCATATGTGCGACAAGCACCTTTCGTGAAAAGCAGATTATTTTTGACTCCAAATAGCTTTTACAGAGCCTTCGCTGTTTTTGCAAAGACCTAAGAAAATGCCGTCGGGATTATAGCAACAGTAAAGGTCGCAATCAGCTTCGAAAATTGTTCTGTTTAATGCGATTGCACCGCCGTTTGAGTAGTATTTAACAGCATTTTCTTTTAATATTATTTTAGGTAAATAAGAAAAATATTCTTCCGGAGTAATTAAATATTTTCCTAAATCGTCAGCTGACAAGGTCTTTGCCTTGTCAAGTGATATACATTTGTCAATTCCTATATTGCAGGATACTGTTCTTTGAAGGGCAGATAAAGTGGCAACAGTAGAAAGCTTTTGACCGATATCCTGTGCTAAAGTGCGTATATATGTACCTTTGGAGCAGTCAACTAAAAGGGAGAAAATACCTTTTGAAGCATCATAGTCCAAAAGCTCAATTTTATATATCGTTATAATTCTTGAAGGAATATCAGCACTTAAGCCTTTTCTTGCAATATCGCAAAGCTTTTGTCCGTTTACCTTTATTGCCGAATAAAGCGGGGGAGTCTGCTGTATTTGTCCTTTAAATGTTTTTATAGCGTTTAAAAGGTCATCCTTTGTTATATGGGAAAAGTCAGCATTTTCTATAACGTTGCCCGTAATATCGCCTGTATCGGTAAGCGTTCCCAATTGTATATGAGCAATATATTGCTTATCAGTAGCAAGAAAATCCGCAAGTCTTGTAGCACTGCCCACTAAAACAGGTAAAACTCCCGTAGCCATAGGGTCAAGAGTTCCGCTGTGTCCGCATTTTTCTCCTGTAAGTCTTTTTATATTAGACGTTACCGTATGGGAGGTTATAGATGTCGGCTTATCAATTGGTAAAATTCCCGTCATTTCGGAATTTCCTTTCAGTTGTTTTCTTGGCTTTCTTCAAAGGCTTCAATAATATCGGTAGCTAAATCACGCTCTATATCTAAAGGGTCTCCCGCTATGGTACAGCCTGCAGCTTTAATATGTCCGCCGCCGCCGTATTTCTGGCAGATTTTAGATACATCAATATAGTCGTTTGAACGGGCGGAAACCTTATATTTGTTTACTTCGATTTCACGCATTACTATTCCTACCTCAACACCTTCAATACGTCTTGGATAAACAGTCATAGACTCAACGTCATCTTCGTTTACGCCTGTTTTTTCTATCATATCAAGGCTTATTATTAAAAAGGCAATAGTACCCTGTCTGTAAAAATGAATCCTGTCAAAAATCATTTTTTGAAGTGCGATATTGTTTTTTGTGGTTGTTTCAAAAAAGCGTCTGTTGATTTCAGAGGCGGGAATACCGAACTCGTATAACTCAGCAGTTGTGCGTAAGGATTCGGCAGTTGTGTTTGAATATCTGAAGCAGCCTGTATCGGTAGATATGGCTATGTAAATATACTCGGCAATTTTAGGAGTTATTTCACAGCCCATTTCTTTGATAAGCTTATAAATTATTTCACCTGTTGCACCCTTATCAGCTTCGACATAGTTTTCTTTTCCGTAAAGAGAATTGGTTGGATGGTGGTCAATTACAACATCAACTCTGTCTAAAAAGCCCGATAAAGATTCACCAATAAGCTTTTCAGTTGCCACGTCAACGCATATAACATGCTCAGGGTCAAATTCAGGCAAAAGCTGAGAAACCCCGTTTGTAATATATTGATATTTAGGCGTAATGGGAGTGTCGCAGGCAACACAAACCTTTTTGTTGAGGTTTTCAAGCGCTTCTTTAAGAGCATACGCACTGCCTAATGTATCTCCGTCGGCGCGGATATGACATATAATCATTATATTGTCAAAGCTTTTAATAAGCTGTGCTATTTTCTTTAACACCGTCAATCAGTCCTTTCTGCGAGAATTATTCGTCAGAATCCTTGCATACTTGATTTATAAGTTTTGCAATATGGGTTCCGTGTTCAATGGAATTATCAAGAACAAAATTTATCTGAGGAGTGTTTCTTAAATCTATTTTATGGGCAAGCTCACGTCTTACATATCCTGAAGCACTTACAAGAGCCTTGATTGCCTTTTGTTGTACCTCCTGAGAATCAAGAATACTGACAAAAACCTTTGCAAATTTAAGGTCGGGAGTAATGTGAACAGCAGTTACAGTACACATTGTAGGGATGCGAGGGTCTTTAAGCTCACGGACAATTTCGGAAATAGCACGCTTTGCATCTTCATTTATTCTCTCCTGTCTGTGATTAGCCATATAAAAGACCGCCTTTCATAATTTATTTATCTTTTGATATTATTGTTTTATTTCTTCCATTATATATGCTTCAATAATATCATTTTCTTTAATATCGTTGAATTTTTCAAGTCCTATACCACATTCGTAGCCTTCGTTTACTTCCTTTGCATCATCTTTAAATCTCTTTAAGGAAGCCAAAGAGCCTTCGTAAACAACAATGCTGTCACGAATAAGTCTTACAGAAGAGCTTCTTAAGATTTTACCGTCCTGAACATAGCAGCCGGCAATTGTTCCTACGCCGGAAATTTTAATTGTCTGTCTTACCTGAGCGTGTCCTATAACAGCTTCTTTATATTTAGGAGCAAGCATACCCTTCATAGCTGCCTGCATTTCTTCAAGACAGTCATAAATAATTCTGTAAAGACGGATTTCGATTTCGTTGTTGGCAGCGGAGTCAACAGCAGACTTGTCGGGACGTACGTTAAAGCCTACTACAATAGCACCGGAAGCGGTAGCAAGCATTATATCGGACTCTGTTATTCCGCCAACGCCGCCGTGGATAACGTGAACCTTAACCTCATCGTTAGAAAGCTTTTCAAGAGATTGCTTAATAGCTTCAACAGAGCCTTGAACGTCAGCCTTGACAATTATGTTGAGATGCTTAACCTCACCGGCTTGAATTTGAGCAAATAAATCGTCAAGAGAAACTTTATTGGCAGCGTTGAACTGTTCTTCCTTGAGCTTATGCTTTCTCTGTTCAACAACCTCACGTGCCATTTTCTCGTTTTCTACACTGTGGAATACATCGCCTGCATCGGGAACCTCTGCAAGACCGACAATCTCAACAGGCATAGAGGGATAAGCGCTTTTTACTCTTTCACCCTTGTCATCTATCATAACTCTGACTCTGCCGACAGCAGTACCTGCAATTATAATATCACCGGTTTTCAAAGTACCGTTTTGAACAAGGATAGTAGCAACGGGGCCTCTGCCCTTATCAAGCTTAGCTTCTATAACAGTACCCTTTGCAAGTCTGTCAGGGTTAGCCTTAAGCTCCTTCATATCAGCAACAAGAGTTACCATTTCAAGCAGATTGTCAATACCTTCTCTCTTAAGAGCAGAAACGGGAACACAAATTGTATCTCCGCCCCATTCCTCAGCAACAAGACCGTGCTCTGTAAGCTCTTGCTTAACTCTGTCGGGATTAGCGGTATCTTTATCAATTTTATTTATTGCAACTATAATGCTTACGCCTGCAGCTTTAGCGTGATTTATAGCCTCTATTGTCTGAGGCATAATTCCGTCATCGGCAGCAACAACAAGAATTGCGATATCTGTTACCTGAGCACCTCTTGCACGCATAGCTGTAAAAGCGGCGTGACCGGGGGTATCAAGGAAGGTTATTTCACGGTCGCCTACGTTAACTCTATATGCGCCTATGTGCTGAGTAATTCCACCTGCTTCGGAAGCTGTAACGTTAGCGTGTCTGATAGCATCCAAAAGGGAGGTTTTACCGTGGTCAACGTGACCCATAACAACAACGATAGGAGCTCTGGGCTTTAAGCTTTCTGCATCGTCTTCACTGTCGTCAATAAGTCTGTCCTCAATAGTAATAATAACTTCTTTTTCAACCTTTGCGCCGAAATCCTCAGCAACTAAAAAGGCAGTATCATAGTCAATTACCTGAGAAGCAGAAGCCATTACACCAAGAAGCATAAGCTTTTTAACTACTTCAGCGTTTGTAACCTTTAGCTTTGAAGCTAAGTCGCATACTGCAATTTCTTCGGGAAGAACAAGCTTAAGCTGAGGCTTTTTAGCTTTTTCAGCAGCTAATTTCTTCATTTTCTCGGCTTCTTCTTCACGCTGCTTCTGAGATATCTTGTTTCGAGATGTGTTTTTCTTTAGCTTTTGCATCTTAACGCTGTTATCTGAAACAGCTTTTTCGGGAATAAGGTCTTCAATTCTGTCATCAAATTTAGAAAGGTCAACGTTTGATGTTCTTGTGTCAACGTATCTGACTCTGTCTTCCTTCTTTTCGGGAATAAGAGTTTTTTCGTAATGAACCTCTTTTTCGTCTTCCTGTTCTTTTTCAGAGCCTTTTGCCTTAGAAGCCTTTTCTTTTGCTTTAGCCTTTTTCTCTGCAGCCTCTGCTTCTTCCTCTTTCTTTTTCTTTTCTTGTTCTGCAGCAGCTGCAGCGGCAAAGAATTCAGCTAATGAGGATAAAGCGTTTTTCTGAGTAAAGTAATCAAAAACAATGTCAAGCTCTTCGTCTGTGAGAGCTGTCATATGATTTTTAGGCTCTGTAGCATATTTTTTCAGAACCTCTGATATATCTTTATTCTGTAATCCTAAATCTTTACTTACTTCGTGTACTCTGTATTTAAAATCTATTGCCATACTCGTATCTCCTTTTCTAAATTTCAATGTTGGAAAAGCTTTTTGCAAAACCGCTGTCAATAATTCCTGTAACAGCAACGTCTTTCATTCCTATTGCGTGTCCTAACTGTTTCTTGCTCAAAGGAAGCTTAACAAGCGGAATATTATACATTTGAGCATTTCTTTCAATCATACTTGCTGTATTTTCAGCTGCATCAGATGCAAGAAGAATAATTTTAACTTTTTTTGAAATAATGCCTTCTTTAACCTCAGCAGCACCAATTATAAGCTTTCCGGCTTTTCTGCAAAGTCCGATATTTCCTGATAAATTACTGATTTTCAGAAAGCTCAGCCTCCATTCTTTGATAAATCTCGTTATCAATGGTACAGGATAAGGATCTATCTATACGCTTTGATTTAATTGCTTTTTGAAGACACTGTATATCCTTGCAGATATATGCGCCTCTGCCGGATTTCTTTCCGCTGAGGTCAATGGAGATTTCACCCTCGGGAGACCTGACAACTCTTATAAGCTCGTTTTTGGGTTTTTCTTCATTACAACCCATACAGTGTCGCAAAGGAATTTTTTTAAGCTTCATAATAATCATTACGCATAGTACGCTTTATAAAGCATACTGCACCTTTCCTGTTTTTTAATAAAATTCAAATCAATCTACAGATTTTATGTCGATTTTCCAACCTGTAAGCTTAGCTGAAAGTCTTGCATTCTGACCTTCTCTTCCGATTGCTAAGGAAAGCTGATCGGAGGGAACAATAGCACGGCAGGCTTTGTTTTCAACGTCAACCTCAACGTCTGTTATTTTAGCAGGGGAGAGAGCCTCTGCGATGTATTTTGCAGGGTCATCGCTGTATCTTATTATGTCAATTTTTTCGTTTTTAAGCTCAGAAAGTATACGTTCGATTCTTGAACGTCTTGCACCGATGCAAGCGCCTATGGGATCAACATCAGGGTCAGTAGACATAACGGAAATTTTTGTTCTTGAGCCTGCTTCACGGGCAATTGACATAATTTCAACAGTGCCCTGAGCAATTTCGGGAACCTCAAGCTCAAACAAACGGCGTACGAGACCCGGGTGAGAACGGGAAACTACAACCTCGTAGCTGTTGCCTTTCTGGTTTTCTCTTTCTTTTATTTTATCAACGTAAACTTTAATTCTGTCACCCTCGTTGAAACGCTCGCCGGGAATTTGCTCATTGGGCTTAAGCATAAGCTCGTGGCGGTCAATCTGTAAAGAAACTATTCCGTTTGTACGGTCAACCTGATTAACAACAGCAGTAAGAATTTCGTTTTGCTTGCCTTCAAACTCTTGAACAAGAGAGCCGTTGATAGCTTCGTTGATAGCTTGAATAATAACGTTTTTACCTATTTTTGCTGCTATTCTTCCGAAATTCTTTGTTTCGATATTAAGCTCAATAATGCTGCCGAGCTTATTTCTTCTGCTGATAGCCTTTGCCTGCTCTAATGAAATCTGTGTCTGAGGATTTTCGACCTCTTCAACAACCTCTTTAACGGTGTAAAATCTCATAGTATTGGTTTCGGGATTTATTTCAGCCTTAACGTTTTCAGCGCTTATTCCTTGGTCACGCTTTATTGCCGCAATAATAGCAGCTTTGATTTTTTCAATCATATAGTCCTTGGGAATACCTTTTTCCTTTTGCAATAAGTCAAGAGCTTCAAATAGTTCAGAATTCATTTTTTTATATTCCTCCAAATTATAATATAGTTTATTTTAATAAATGTTAAACGTATTAAAAATCGTATTTAAGATTTACTTTTGAATATTTGTCTTTTTCAAGCGTTATGCAGCAACCACTTGGGTTTATTGTTATAGCTCCGTTATTATAGCTTACCAGAATACCCTCTATGCTTTTTGAACTGTTTATGGGAGCATAGAGCTTAACGGTAACCTTGCTTGAAAGATATTTTTCAAAGTGAGAAGGTTTGACAAGCGCTCTCTCAAGACCGGGGGAGGAAACCTCAAGATAGTCGCAATCTCCGAAAAGATTGGCTTTTTCTATAATTGGGTCAACAGCTCTGCTGACAGCCTCACAGTCATCAGTGGAAATACCTTCGTCCTTGTCAATATAAATACGAAGAATTTGCAAAGAGCCTTCTTTTACGTACTCAACATCCCACAGTTCAAGACCTAAATCTTCCACTATAGGTTCAATAAGCTGTGCAACAGCTGACGGATTGTTTTTAGATTGAGATTTATTCAATTGCTTTTTGCCGTCCTTTCACTAAAAAATGCTTTTTACACAAATAATAGAGCGGGAAATTGATCCCGCTCTACCTTCGCTACGCATATTATACCACAAAAAATTAATAAAATCAAGCCTTTTATTTTTAAAATAACCTTGTAATATCTTAAAATATATAGTATAATGTATAAATTAATATGGGCTAATGTTGTTTTTGATAAATATTGCATTTTTAAAGGAGAAAACAGAATAAAAAATGGCAAGCTGTTTTTCAAATTATAAAAATTTAATAAATGATAAGCAAAACCGTATCAGCTTTGTGTTGCTCGTGGCTTTTGTTGTTCTTAATGCTGTAAAGGTTTCTCTTTTTAATTTTGTTCTTTTAGGTGACTTGGGAAGGCTTTGGGATTTTATTTATAAGCTTATTTTGTCTATTCCTTTTTCTGCCTTTTTTCTTTATCTTTTTTTAAACTTTAAAAAGAGATGGATATTTCTAAGTGCGTATATTCTTCAAACTGCTTATATTTTTGCAAATCTTGCATATTATCTTTATTTTTACAGTTATTTGCACATTTTTCAATGGATATTCCTGCTTAGCGAAGGTTTTACTATGACTGCAAACCTTATGATTCCTGTGGGAATTGAAATGATTTTAATATTTATTGACCTTCCTTTGTTTATCTATATTATTATTAAATATAATTTTGTTAAAAAAATCAAACAGCCTTTACTTCTTCCCGCAATTTTAGTTTCTGTAATAGCGGTACTTGTTTTTATCTTTTCGGAAATATATTACGATGCAAATAAAAGCCTTGTGGAAAAAGCAGAGCCGGCTGCTATCAATTCCGAAACTGTATTAGTAAAGCGTTACGGTACGGTTGTCAATGAAGTTATAAATGTTTTTACCAATACAAATGAAGAGGAAAGAGTCGAAAAAGTCAAATTCGGAAAGCCCTATTCCTCTGAACAAACAAAAGAAGAATTTCCTAATATATTTTATATACAGGTTGAGTCCCTTGATGCAGGAATTATATATGAAAAATATAACGGGGAATATGTGGCGCCGTTTTTAGCTTCCTTGAGAGAAAAAAGCGTGTATTATCCCTATACCTTAAGCTATCATTTAGGCGGCGGCACGTCTGACTGTGAATTTTCCACTCTTAACGGTGTAGAGGCAATTGCAGGATTTCCTGCTATTAAATTAAAAAGCTTTGATTTTTCCAATTCTTTTGTGCACGATTTGAAGGCTTCAGGATATGCAACCTATGCTTTTCATTCAAACGAGGCAGACTTTTTTACAAGAGATGAAGCTTATGCAAAAATGGGATATGATAGCTTTTTCGGTATAAAAGAGCTTGAGCTTGAGGAAAAAGGCTGGGGCGCATCTGACGGAGATTTATTTGATGCTGCGTTTAAAAAGCTTGAAAATGAAAAAGGACCGTTTTTCGCTCACATTATAACAATGACAAGTCACGAGCCTTATACAAATATTTCGAAAATAGATGATACGGATTATTTTCCCGACATATTAAATTCAGAGGTTAATAATTATTTTAATTCAATTAAATATGTGGACAGCTGTATAGAGAAATTTGTAACAGAGGCTTTGGAAAAATATCCGAATTCATATTTTTATATTTTCGGAGACCATTGTTCAGGAATAAACGAAGAGGAATATGCAATGAGCTCATATGTGCTTAATAATAAGCATTTTGAATTGGTGCCTACCTTTATAATAACTCCCGATAAATTAACCTATAAGGAAGAGGAAAGGGTAGCATCCTTCAGAGATTTTGCGCTTACTGTTTTAAACAGCGCAGGGATAAAATACGATATACTTTCCGAAGGCTTTGATTTACTTGATTTTGGAAACATAGGTAAAGAAGTTTCCTTCAGAGAGGAATATTATGACAGAAAAGTAATATATGAAAATATAGCTTCAGCAAAATACCATCGTGATTTGTTAAAAAAATAGGAGGATACCCTTTTGAAAGAAAATACAAATGATATATTAACTTTGCCGGTGCTTGCACTAAGAGGCTTAACGGCAATGCCGAATTCAGCGCTTCATTTTGAAGTAATAAGAAAAAAATCAATTCTTGCCATTGAAGCAGCTATGAATTTTGAACAGACGGTATTTATTGTCACACAACAAAAAATAACAGATACAGAGCCTGAGTTTTCCAATCTATATTCCATAGGAACAATAGCAAAGATAAAGCAGGTTTTAAAAGCACAGCCAAATGTAGTAAAGGTTATGATCGAAGGACTCGCAAGGGGACGTATGATAAATGCGCTTAAAGCAGAGCCTTATCTTGAAGCAGAAATCGAAATATTGGAAGACGAAAAAAGCGATTACGATATTTTTGAAACAGAAGCTATGATAAGACAGGCTCAGGAAGCCTTTGACAGCTATGCGCAGGTAATGCCTAAAGTACCTTCTGAATTTTTGATGAAGGTCATTACCGAGACAGAGCCGGGGCGTTTAGCAGATTTTATGCTTGCCAATACTCCTCTTAAATATGATGCAAAGCAAAAGGCTTTGGAGTGTCTTAATCCTTTAAAAAGATTAGAGCTAACAATAAAGCTTTTAAATGAAGAAACTCAGATTTTGGCTATTGAACGGGAAATAGGAATAAGAGTCCACGAG
This region of Oscillospiraceae bacterium genomic DNA includes:
- a CDS encoding bifunctional riboflavin kinase/FAD synthetase, yielding MKIFNNIENYKSSGEAVIALGFFDGVHMGHRSVLERAKKIASEKSLRCIALTFDKCASNVISGKTVTPIITSNNEKAYRISELGIDELVFIPFLQIKDLSPDEFFKKILIDIFHGKHFVCGENYTFGAKKQGNIQTLAKLCQDLDCDFTTVSPVFYENQLVSSTKIRSLISNGEMELANTLLCSPYSICSKVEWGKQLGRTIGVPTINQFFFNESIIPKHGVYISKTTVGENEYPSISNIGLRPTVDCDTAVNIETHIIKHYFDLYDKDIRIELYKYIRPEIKFDSLDQLKEQIQKDILLSKQFFN
- the truB gene encoding tRNA pseudouridine(55) synthase TruB — translated: MTGILPIDKPTSITSHTVTSNIKRLTGEKCGHSGTLDPMATGVLPVLVGSATRLADFLATDKQYIAHIQLGTLTDTGDITGNVIENADFSHITKDDLLNAIKTFKGQIQQTPPLYSAIKVNGQKLCDIARKGLSADIPSRIITIYKIELLDYDASKGIFSLLVDCSKGTYIRTLAQDIGQKLSTVATLSALQRTVSCNIGIDKCISLDKAKTLSADDLGKYLITPEEYFSYLPKIILKENAVKYYSNGGAIALNRTIFEADCDLYCCYNPDGIFLGLCKNSEGSVKAIWSQK
- a CDS encoding bifunctional oligoribonuclease/PAP phosphatase NrnA; translated protein: MLKKIAQLIKSFDNIMIICHIRADGDTLGSAYALKEALENLNKKVCVACDTPITPKYQYITNGVSQLLPEFDPEHVICVDVATEKLIGESLSGFLDRVDVVIDHHPTNSLYGKENYVEADKGATGEIIYKLIKEMGCEITPKIAEYIYIAISTDTGCFRYSNTTAESLRTTAELYEFGIPASEINRRFFETTTKNNIALQKMIFDRIHFYRQGTIAFLIISLDMIEKTGVNEDDVESMTVYPRRIEGVEVGIVMREIEVNKYKVSARSNDYIDVSKICQKYGGGGHIKAAGCTIAGDPLDIERDLATDIIEAFEESQENN
- the rbfA gene encoding 30S ribosome-binding factor RbfA, translated to MANHRQERINEDAKRAISEIVRELKDPRIPTMCTVTAVHITPDLKFAKVFVSILDSQEVQQKAIKALVSASGYVRRELAHKIDLRNTPQINFVLDNSIEHGTHIAKLINQVCKDSDE
- the infB gene encoding translation initiation factor IF-2, which encodes MAIDFKYRVHEVSKDLGLQNKDISEVLKKYATEPKNHMTALTDEELDIVFDYFTQKNALSSLAEFFAAAAAAEQEKKKKEEEAEAAEKKAKAKEKASKAKGSEKEQEDEKEVHYEKTLIPEKKEDRVRYVDTRTSNVDLSKFDDRIEDLIPEKAVSDNSVKMQKLKKNTSRNKISQKQREEEAEKMKKLAAEKAKKPQLKLVLPEEIAVCDLASKLKVTNAEVVKKLMLLGVMASASQVIDYDTAFLVAEDFGAKVEKEVIITIEDRLIDDSEDDAESLKPRAPIVVVMGHVDHGKTSLLDAIRHANVTASEAGGITQHIGAYRVNVGDREITFLDTPGHAAFTAMRARGAQVTDIAILVVAADDGIMPQTIEAINHAKAAGVSIIVAINKIDKDTANPDRVKQELTEHGLVAEEWGGDTICVPVSALKREGIDNLLEMVTLVADMKELKANPDRLAKGTVIEAKLDKGRGPVATILVQNGTLKTGDIIIAGTAVGRVRVMIDDKGERVKSAYPSMPVEIVGLAEVPDAGDVFHSVENEKMAREVVEQRKHKLKEEQFNAANKVSLDDLFAQIQAGEVKHLNIIVKADVQGSVEAIKQSLEKLSNDEVKVHVIHGGVGGITESDIMLATASGAIVVGFNVRPDKSAVDSAANNEIEIRLYRIIYDCLEEMQAAMKGMLAPKYKEAVIGHAQVRQTIKISGVGTIAGCYVQDGKILRSSSVRLIRDSIVVYEGSLASLKRFKDDAKEVNEGYECGIGLEKFNDIKENDIIEAYIMEEIKQ
- a CDS encoding 50S ribosomal protein L7ae yields the protein MDPYPVPLITRFIKEWRLSFLKISNLSGNIGLCRKAGKLIIGAAEVKEGIISKKVKIILLASDAAENTASMIERNAQMYNIPLVKLPLSKKQLGHAIGMKDVAVTGIIDSGFAKSFSNIEI
- a CDS encoding YlxR family protein encodes the protein MKLKKIPLRHCMGCNEEKPKNELIRVVRSPEGEISIDLSGKKSGRGAYICKDIQCLQKAIKSKRIDRSLSCTIDNEIYQRMEAELSENQ
- the nusA gene encoding transcription termination/antitermination protein NusA; translation: MNSELFEALDLLQKEKGIPKDYMIEKIKAAIIAAIKRDQGISAENVKAEINPETNTMRFYTVKEVVEEVENPQTQISLEQAKAISRRNKLGSIIELNIETKNFGRIAAKIGKNVIIQAINEAINGSLVQEFEGKQNEILTAVVNQVDRTNGIVSLQIDRHELMLKPNEQIPGERFNEGDRIKVYVDKIKERENQKGNSYEVVVSRSHPGLVRRLFELEVPEIAQGTVEIMSIAREAGSRTKISVMSTDPDVDPIGACIGARRSRIERILSELKNEKIDIIRYSDDPAKYIAEALSPAKITDVEVDVENKACRAIVPSDQLSLAIGREGQNARLSAKLTGWKIDIKSVD
- a CDS encoding ribosome maturation factor RimP, which codes for MNKSQSKNNPSAVAQLIEPIVEDLGLELWDVEYVKEGSLQILRIYIDKDEGISTDDCEAVSRAVDPIIEKANLFGDCDYLEVSSPGLERALVKPSHFEKYLSSKVTVKLYAPINSSKSIEGILVSYNNGAITINPSGCCITLEKDKYSKVNLKYDF